One stretch of Pradoshia sp. D12 DNA includes these proteins:
- a CDS encoding DUF1186 domain-containing protein has product MDDPTISTKELVKKIRYIDDTYPKEELDLLLIREDAIPELLSILDLVRKEPELFLSEPDRIDHIYAAVLLGQLNIREAFYPFLQTLKLPDDNALELYDDYLVTTAGRILADTYPGEIVMDGNIPSMPDLDALFDLIDDQSLDECIRATGIQAITSLVLQKRISREMVEYYFHDLLQGDLVDESGYMYTILIDSCMVLNFRDLYDDIAEVFAQKKVNALDMSLDDVEEQFRNYDPLYADDCRPITNVHEEFTWWAGHYQPGNSQASRSIKVGRNDSCPCGSGKKYKKCCGKS; this is encoded by the coding sequence ATGGATGATCCAACTATTTCGACCAAGGAATTAGTAAAAAAAATTCGCTATATAGACGACACCTATCCGAAAGAGGAACTTGATCTTCTATTGATTCGTGAGGATGCTATTCCTGAACTATTGAGTATATTAGATTTGGTTCGCAAGGAACCAGAATTGTTTCTTAGTGAACCTGATCGAATTGACCATATTTATGCAGCTGTTTTGTTGGGACAGTTAAACATCAGAGAAGCATTTTATCCATTTTTACAAACATTAAAATTACCGGATGATAATGCATTGGAATTATATGATGATTACCTGGTTACAACGGCTGGCCGTATACTTGCTGATACATATCCCGGTGAAATAGTTATGGATGGAAATATCCCTTCCATGCCGGATTTGGATGCATTATTTGATTTAATTGATGATCAATCTTTGGATGAGTGTATTCGTGCTACTGGAATTCAAGCAATTACATCCCTTGTCCTGCAAAAACGTATATCAAGGGAAATGGTTGAATATTACTTTCATGATCTACTGCAGGGGGATTTGGTAGATGAATCAGGTTATATGTATACCATTCTAATTGATTCATGTATGGTATTAAATTTCCGAGATTTATATGATGATATCGCAGAGGTTTTTGCCCAAAAGAAAGTGAATGCCCTTGATATGTCGCTCGATGATGTGGAGGAGCAATTTAGGAACTATGATCCGTTATATGCAGATGATTGCCGGCCCATTACAAATGTTCATGAAGAGTTCACTTGGTGGGCTGGTCATTATCAACCCGGAAATTCACAGGCTTCCAGAAGCATAAAAGTGGGCAGAAATGATTCATGCCCATGCGGAAGCGGGAAAAAGTATAAGAAATGCTGTGGGAAATCTTGA
- a CDS encoding DMT family transporter encodes MNRHWLKVIIGAFFEIIWVSGLKNADSIWMWLITLAAICISFYMMIDASRYLPVGTVYAVFVGLGTAGTVIAEILFFDEPLKIEKIALILLLLIGVIGLKIVTDEDTSKKEAN; translated from the coding sequence ATGAACAGACATTGGTTAAAGGTTATTATAGGGGCCTTCTTTGAAATCATCTGGGTAAGCGGTCTTAAAAATGCAGACAGTATATGGATGTGGCTGATTACACTTGCTGCAATCTGTATCAGCTTTTATATGATGATTGATGCAAGCCGCTACCTGCCGGTTGGGACGGTATACGCTGTCTTTGTCGGATTGGGAACAGCTGGAACGGTTATTGCGGAGATTCTCTTCTTTGATGAACCGTTAAAAATAGAGAAAATAGCATTAATTCTTCTCTTATTAATAGGTGTGATTGGTTTAAAAATAGTGACTGATGAAGACACCTCCAAAAAGGAGGCTAACTAA
- a CDS encoding C40 family peptidase, whose translation MLTLALHARKSSILFAVVTAVLLLFSTFFSPMHADAAQSKSQKAVAYSKKITNSPYKWGGTTPKGSDASGFTQYVFSKSVAKKLPRTSADQYKTGTSVAKNKLKAGDLVFYKTDGKKVSFVAIYIGNNKFIGATSKGVKTQDMNLDYWKKRYVGAKRVVN comes from the coding sequence ATGTTAACGTTAGCTTTACATGCAAGAAAATCCTCTATTCTGTTTGCCGTCGTAACAGCCGTTCTTCTACTCTTTTCAACTTTCTTCAGCCCAATGCATGCTGATGCAGCACAGTCTAAAAGTCAAAAGGCGGTTGCTTATTCAAAAAAAATAACGAACAGTCCATATAAATGGGGCGGAACAACACCAAAAGGGTCCGATGCCTCCGGTTTCACACAGTATGTATTCTCAAAAAGCGTTGCAAAAAAATTACCACGTACCAGTGCCGATCAATATAAAACAGGTACTTCCGTTGCCAAAAACAAATTAAAAGCCGGGGATCTAGTATTTTATAAAACGGACGGGAAAAAGGTATCATTTGTTGCCATTTATATCGGCAATAATAAATTCATTGGCGCTACATCAAAAGGAGTTAAAACACAAGATATGAATCTCGATTATTGGAAGAAACGTTATGTAGGAGCAAAACGAGTAGTTAATTAA
- a CDS encoding ABC transporter substrate-binding protein translates to MEKIIKRIIIIILITGYFNMGAGIGTAEAIQEELTVALSPNAIKGFDPFLYTQANGSPLIQSTLLSFDKDMGITYDLADEYQVSEDKMTWEFKIRDDAYFSNGEQVKASDVAFTFNTAKYNGWQDLSLLKEVKVIDQYTIHFRLEKPLSTFSYTAAQLGIVPENHYDELFTLNPIGSGPYILEDWNAGEQAVFVRNEQYYGKKPIFKRIIILFMNEEEAYAAAQKDLVDVAQTSPAFANVGVIDGMDINAFKGSDQYGISFTAAPTKSDVSAKETGNEVTSEWPIRQAINLTVNRDYLINEVLYGYGEAAYHDAERLPWGHKDTEVKYNNIDKAKEILQIAGWIDNDEDGVLEKQGIEAKFKLLFLESDPIAQSMGTLLMQQLAEIGISVEVVGQNEKEINSNKFNNPLIMRVGNHSPIDLYHRFHKDNSKVNLHISAEVNQLVEGVLASGDFKIWQSILRQTAKDLPWIWLVHPDHLYYTKKGLNLGELAFQSNEQPLSLLNNIEEWTWE, encoded by the coding sequence ATGGAGAAAATCATAAAAAGGATCATCATCATAATTTTGATTACCGGATATTTTAATATGGGAGCAGGGATAGGTACAGCTGAAGCCATTCAGGAAGAATTAACGGTTGCGCTGTCTCCGAATGCGATTAAAGGATTTGACCCTTTTCTGTATACACAGGCAAACGGTTCTCCTTTAATTCAAAGTACTTTATTATCCTTTGATAAGGATATGGGAATTACATATGATTTAGCTGATGAATATCAGGTCAGTGAAGATAAAATGACCTGGGAATTTAAAATTAGGGATGATGCATATTTTTCGAATGGGGAACAAGTGAAAGCGAGTGATGTAGCTTTTACCTTTAATACTGCTAAGTACAATGGATGGCAGGATTTATCTTTGTTAAAAGAAGTCAAGGTGATAGATCAATACACTATCCATTTCCGATTGGAGAAACCCTTGTCAACCTTTAGTTATACAGCTGCTCAGCTTGGAATAGTCCCTGAGAATCATTATGATGAATTATTCACATTGAATCCTATTGGTTCAGGTCCTTATATTCTGGAGGATTGGAATGCAGGAGAGCAGGCGGTTTTTGTCAGAAATGAGCAATATTATGGGAAAAAGCCTATCTTTAAAAGGATTATCATTCTTTTCATGAATGAGGAAGAAGCCTATGCAGCGGCGCAAAAGGATCTGGTAGATGTCGCTCAAACATCTCCCGCATTTGCAAATGTCGGCGTAATAGATGGAATGGATATCAATGCTTTTAAAGGTAGTGATCAGTATGGAATCTCCTTTACTGCTGCCCCAACGAAATCGGATGTCTCTGCCAAAGAAACTGGAAACGAGGTAACGAGTGAATGGCCCATCCGCCAGGCAATTAATTTAACAGTTAATCGTGATTACCTCATAAATGAAGTTCTATATGGATATGGAGAAGCAGCCTATCATGATGCTGAGCGGCTTCCATGGGGCCACAAAGATACAGAGGTTAAATATAATAATATCGACAAAGCTAAAGAAATTTTGCAAATTGCGGGATGGATTGATAATGATGAGGATGGTGTATTGGAAAAACAGGGAATAGAAGCGAAGTTTAAGCTTTTATTTTTGGAGTCTGACCCCATAGCGCAGTCCATGGGGACATTACTTATGCAACAATTAGCTGAAATTGGAATCTCAGTAGAAGTGGTTGGTCAGAATGAGAAGGAAATCAATTCAAATAAGTTTAATAATCCGTTAATTATGCGTGTAGGTAATCATAGTCCGATTGATTTGTATCATAGGTTCCATAAAGATAATTCTAAGGTGAATTTACATATATCTGCTGAAGTGAATCAGTTGGTTGAGGGAGTGCTCGCTAGCGGTGATTTTAAAATATGGCAATCAATTCTGAGGCAGACCGCGAAGGATTTACCATGGATATGGTTGGTCCATCCAGATCATTTATACTATACAAAGAAAGGATTAAATTTAGGGGAGCTGGCATTTCAATCAAATGAACAGCCTCTATCTTTGTTAAACAATATAGAAGAATGGACTTGGGAATAA
- a CDS encoding DMT family transporter has protein sequence MAWFALVIAGFLEIFGVGMINRLNKNRDLLSLLLLIVGFSGSFFCLSFAMKTLPMGTAYAVWTGIGASGGALIGMLLFGEAKSLKRIIFILLILISAIGLKFVSK, from the coding sequence ATGGCCTGGTTTGCACTGGTTATCGCTGGATTTTTAGAAATATTTGGGGTCGGCATGATTAATAGATTGAATAAAAATAGGGATCTCTTATCTCTGCTTCTTTTGATTGTCGGTTTTTCGGGGAGCTTTTTCTGTCTATCATTCGCAATGAAGACACTTCCCATGGGTACTGCCTATGCTGTATGGACTGGTATTGGTGCCAGTGGAGGAGCATTAATTGGCATGCTTTTATTTGGAGAAGCGAAAAGCTTAAAACGAATTATTTTCATATTACTCATTTTAATCTCTGCCATTGGTCTTAAATTTGTATCAAAATAG
- a CDS encoding TetR/AcrR family transcriptional regulator, whose product MNVRKKQVISHAKKLFIGKGYRNTSIQEIIEDSGISRGTFYNYFPSKSELFKAVYDSFLEEYHQQRDELIIGRDLSNIDIFIEQLYVQRKSHSHNQLFALIEDVMVSNDIELKDYLKQTRWLYLNWIHKRLVDIFGVEKKPYLLDCAIILSAMVQHHMHFYSIAKGDLDAKKAIRYYLDRIKVIVDDVSKNDVVLIEPEVLTMFIPEGPKGNRDFCYDLIQSVNQLKTYLEQEVVDAEFRAEKLQIIEFLQDELLHNKEPRHYLVKNMIASLNHDSILRGTSCYGRFREIIMEWLNK is encoded by the coding sequence ATGAACGTAAGAAAAAAGCAAGTTATCAGCCATGCAAAGAAACTTTTCATTGGAAAGGGATATAGAAATACGTCTATTCAAGAAATTATTGAAGATAGCGGGATCTCCAGAGGAACATTTTATAATTATTTTCCTTCTAAAAGTGAACTTTTCAAAGCTGTATACGATTCCTTCCTTGAAGAGTATCACCAACAGCGAGATGAATTAATTATTGGGAGGGATCTCAGTAATATAGACATCTTTATAGAGCAACTTTATGTACAAAGGAAATCACATTCGCATAATCAATTATTTGCCCTTATTGAAGATGTAATGGTATCTAATGATATTGAACTAAAAGATTATTTGAAACAAACGAGATGGTTATATTTAAATTGGATTCACAAACGCCTTGTCGATATTTTTGGGGTGGAGAAGAAACCGTATTTGTTAGATTGTGCAATTATTCTATCCGCCATGGTCCAACACCACATGCATTTTTATAGTATTGCAAAAGGAGATCTTGATGCGAAAAAAGCAATTCGTTATTATTTAGATCGCATAAAGGTGATTGTTGATGATGTAAGTAAGAATGATGTTGTTTTAATAGAACCGGAAGTGTTAACTATGTTTATTCCGGAGGGTCCAAAAGGAAACAGGGATTTTTGCTACGATTTAATCCAATCCGTTAACCAACTAAAGACTTACCTTGAACAAGAGGTTGTTGATGCTGAGTTTCGTGCGGAAAAGCTACAAATAATCGAATTCCTGCAAGATGAACTATTGCATAATAAAGAGCCGCGACATTACTTAGTTAAAAATATGATTGCTTCATTAAATCATGATTCTATCTTGAGGGGTACTTCCTGCTATGGAAGGTTTAGAGAAATCATCATGGAATGGTTGAATAAATAA
- a CDS encoding class I SAM-dependent methyltransferase, whose protein sequence is MEYRGPSVYDQEDFFLDYMKRRSRKDSPNNAIETPIMYELIQDFQNKDILDLGCGDASFGKDLVERGAASYSGIEGSEQMVEAAKRNLSQVNGSVHLHTMESYTYGEEKFDIVTSRFAIHYVADIDALFQNIDLSLKEEGKFVFSVQHPLTTASFNSKKKGDRRENWIVDDYFLEGERKEPWIEQIVVKYHRTVEQYFRALISSGFSVVDLREGTPVRDNFTDEKEYKRRLRIPVVLAFSCIKNKNV, encoded by the coding sequence ATGGAATATAGGGGACCTAGTGTTTATGATCAGGAAGATTTTTTTTTGGATTATATGAAAAGAAGAAGTAGGAAAGATAGTCCCAATAATGCTATTGAAACTCCAATCATGTATGAGCTAATACAAGATTTTCAAAATAAAGATATACTAGATTTGGGCTGCGGTGACGCTTCCTTCGGCAAAGATTTAGTAGAACGCGGTGCAGCGTCCTACAGTGGAATAGAAGGCTCTGAACAAATGGTGGAAGCAGCTAAGAGGAACCTATCACAAGTGAATGGAAGCGTGCATCTTCATACGATGGAATCATATACATACGGAGAAGAAAAGTTTGACATTGTAACTTCCAGATTTGCAATCCATTATGTAGCTGATATTGATGCTTTGTTTCAAAATATCGATTTGTCTTTAAAAGAGGAAGGTAAGTTTGTTTTCAGTGTTCAGCATCCTCTTACGACCGCATCTTTTAATAGTAAAAAAAAAGGTGATAGACGTGAAAATTGGATTGTGGATGACTATTTCCTGGAGGGGGAAAGAAAAGAACCTTGGATTGAACAAATCGTGGTGAAATATCATCGAACAGTCGAACAGTATTTTAGAGCGCTTATCAGTTCTGGATTTTCAGTGGTTGATTTGCGAGAAGGTACACCTGTGCGTGATAACTTTACCGATGAGAAAGAATATAAAAGAAGGCTTAGAATTCCAGTTGTGCTGGCATTTTCGTGTATAAAAAATAAAAACGTATGA
- a CDS encoding DHA2 family efflux MFS transporter permease subunit, which translates to MTATERQQMRPNYGIIAILLAGAFVSILNSTLLNVALPSMMADFKVEPTTIQWLATGYMLINGIIIPSTAFLIQKFSVRHLFITAMILFTIGTIFSGFAPSFALLLVGRMIQAAGSAIMMPLLMNVLLTSFPIEKRGGAMGILGLVMIFAPAIGPTLSGWIIEHYEWRYLFYMIIPFAVIVLLLSIFKLKDKKEKSNASLDVLSVIFSSVGFGGLLYGFSSAGSKGWDDVEVFGTLIAGVIGLILLIVRQFQLEKPMLDFRVYKYPMFSLSSAISIVLNMAMFSAMILMPIYLQNIRGISPLDSGLLMLPGAIIMGIMSPITGKLFDKFGGRILAIIGLTITVATTYFFSQLTTETTYGTLIVMYSVRMFGMSMVMMPIMTNGMNSLPARLNPHGTAMNSTLNQVSGAIGSALLVSVMTSRTKIHAEELAEKAMSKLTGQPSPEEIAQLEAQIYTQATVDGINDAFFIATFIAVLALILAFFVKRPKRADEQINLQKTQDLSQ; encoded by the coding sequence ATGACAGCAACAGAAAGACAACAAATGCGTCCCAATTATGGGATTATAGCCATTCTTTTAGCCGGTGCATTTGTATCTATATTGAATTCAACATTATTGAATGTTGCCCTTCCGTCCATGATGGCGGATTTTAAAGTTGAGCCAACAACGATTCAGTGGCTCGCAACAGGTTATATGCTGATAAACGGAATTATCATTCCATCAACAGCGTTTTTAATTCAGAAGTTCTCGGTTAGACACTTATTTATAACCGCGATGATTCTATTTACAATCGGAACAATCTTTTCCGGATTTGCACCGAGCTTCGCATTATTATTGGTTGGAAGAATGATTCAAGCAGCAGGCTCTGCCATTATGATGCCCCTCTTAATGAATGTTCTTTTAACGAGCTTCCCAATTGAAAAACGTGGTGGTGCGATGGGGATTTTAGGGCTTGTTATGATTTTTGCCCCTGCAATTGGTCCTACATTATCAGGGTGGATTATTGAACATTATGAATGGAGATATCTGTTCTATATGATCATCCCGTTTGCCGTTATTGTTTTACTACTATCGATTTTTAAATTAAAAGATAAGAAAGAAAAAAGTAACGCTTCATTGGATGTATTATCCGTTATTTTTTCAAGTGTCGGATTCGGAGGGTTATTATATGGATTCAGCTCGGCGGGTAGTAAAGGCTGGGATGATGTTGAAGTATTCGGTACACTGATTGCAGGTGTAATTGGCTTGATTTTGTTGATTGTTCGCCAATTTCAACTGGAAAAGCCGATGCTCGATTTCCGTGTCTATAAATATCCAATGTTCTCCTTATCTTCAGCTATATCGATTGTTTTGAATATGGCGATGTTTTCAGCCATGATTTTAATGCCAATTTACCTGCAAAATATACGTGGTATATCCCCATTAGATTCTGGTTTATTAATGCTTCCAGGTGCAATCATTATGGGAATTATGTCACCAATTACAGGTAAATTATTTGATAAATTTGGCGGTCGGATTCTTGCCATAATCGGTTTAACCATCACAGTCGCTACAACTTATTTCTTCAGTCAATTAACAACTGAAACTACTTATGGAACATTAATTGTGATGTACTCTGTTCGTATGTTCGGTATGTCAATGGTCATGATGCCGATTATGACCAACGGGATGAATTCATTGCCTGCCCGATTAAATCCACATGGTACAGCTATGAACAGTACACTTAATCAAGTATCCGGTGCAATTGGTTCCGCCTTACTTGTTTCCGTTATGACATCACGTACGAAAATACATGCGGAAGAATTGGCAGAAAAAGCAATGAGTAAGCTTACCGGTCAACCAAGTCCAGAAGAAATAGCTCAATTGGAGGCACAAATCTATACTCAAGCAACAGTAGATGGGATTAACGATGCATTCTTTATAGCGACATTTATTGCTGTATTGGCTCTTATCCTTGCCTTCTTTGTTAAACGACCAAAGAGAGCAGACGAACAAATCAACTTACAAAAAACACAAGACCTCTCCCAGTAA
- a CDS encoding S66 peptidase family protein: MLEKVVDEMDLKKSDRLSSGDRIATASFSWGGAGDPDIRWRYQIGKKRLEEFGLEVIELPHTLKGSEYVYNHPEERARDLMDAFQNPSIKGIFSCIGGDDSIRMLPYIDYEVIKNNPKIFLGYSDSTVTHFICYKAGVMSYYGPSILAEFAENVEAFDYTNHWVKRVLFSGEPIGEVGPPSEWTSEFIPWEKQNWTRKRKTSPHSGYELLQGEGIHKGKLLGGCMDVLEMLKGTVVWPAIDEWKDKLIFFETSEVKVSPDLFLGWLRNYAAQGILQNAKGLLFSKPYDDCYYDEYKEAILSVVRDELKLTDLPILYNMSFGHTAPMSIIPLGAMAELDCERKTFSILEAGVN, encoded by the coding sequence ATGTTAGAGAAAGTGGTGGATGAGATGGATTTGAAGAAGTCAGATCGACTAAGTAGCGGTGACAGGATAGCTACTGCCAGTTTTTCTTGGGGTGGGGCAGGAGATCCAGATATTCGCTGGCGTTATCAGATAGGGAAAAAACGGTTGGAGGAGTTTGGTTTAGAAGTTATTGAGCTGCCTCATACATTAAAGGGATCAGAGTATGTATATAATCATCCAGAAGAACGGGCACGCGATTTGATGGATGCCTTTCAAAATCCATCGATTAAGGGGATATTCTCTTGTATTGGCGGAGATGACAGCATTCGAATGCTGCCATACATTGATTATGAGGTAATCAAAAATAATCCAAAGATTTTCCTTGGCTATTCTGACTCTACCGTCACGCATTTTATTTGTTATAAGGCAGGGGTAATGAGTTATTATGGTCCTTCGATTCTGGCTGAATTTGCAGAGAATGTAGAGGCTTTTGATTATACGAATCATTGGGTGAAACGGGTTTTATTTTCTGGTGAACCTATTGGCGAAGTTGGACCGCCATCTGAATGGACAAGTGAATTTATCCCTTGGGAAAAGCAAAACTGGACACGTAAAAGAAAAACATCACCGCATAGCGGTTATGAGTTATTACAGGGAGAGGGAATACATAAGGGGAAATTATTAGGAGGATGCATGGATGTGCTGGAAATGCTTAAAGGGACTGTAGTGTGGCCTGCAATTGATGAATGGAAGGATAAACTGATATTTTTTGAGACATCAGAAGTGAAAGTGAGTCCGGATCTGTTTCTTGGATGGCTGCGAAATTACGCGGCGCAGGGAATTCTGCAAAATGCTAAGGGTTTATTATTTTCCAAGCCATATGATGATTGTTATTACGATGAGTATAAGGAAGCAATCCTTAGTGTGGTACGGGATGAGCTAAAGTTAACGGATTTGCCGATTCTATATAATATGAGTTTTGGACATACGGCTCCAATGAGTATTATTCCTCTCGGGGCTATGGCTGAATTGGATTGTGAAAGAAAAACATTTAGCATACTTGAAGCGGGTGTGAATTAA